The following proteins come from a genomic window of Polaribacter dokdonensis:
- a CDS encoding FIST signal transduction protein codes for MKTVQLKREVNSGFKFITEKQTLKSPLVLVFGSRYLLEDESVYQEIKNYFPDGHIVFGSTSGNITSESVDDESIVVTAIEFENSSFIIKTTNVLNDNQESLNSTEVGKELIKQLPAQNLKHVFIISDGSFINGSQLAIGMNSASDQKLIVTGALCGDAARFEKTLSSYNEAPKEGEIIAIGLYGDTLEISFATHGGWTPFGPERLVTKSDANILYEIDGQPALNLYKKYLGEKSKELPGAALLYPLNVKSKDDDKSIVRTILNINEEDNSMILAGDILEGSQVQLMMTNVDSIVNAAEIGAERALSERKKAPELALLVSCIGRKLVLDQRVEEEVEEVMEVIGNKTLVSGFYSYGEIAPFEDETNCQLHNQTMAITLISE; via the coding sequence ATGAAAACGGTTCAATTAAAAAGAGAAGTAAATTCAGGATTTAAATTTATTACAGAAAAACAAACTTTAAAATCACCATTGGTTTTAGTTTTTGGTAGTAGATACTTGTTGGAAGATGAATCAGTTTACCAAGAAATTAAAAACTACTTTCCTGATGGTCATATTGTTTTTGGATCTACTTCTGGAAATATTACTTCAGAATCTGTAGATGATGAATCCATTGTAGTTACTGCTATAGAATTTGAGAATAGCAGTTTTATCATAAAAACTACTAATGTTTTAAATGATAACCAAGAAAGCTTAAATAGCACAGAAGTTGGTAAAGAATTAATTAAGCAATTACCAGCACAAAACTTAAAGCACGTATTTATAATTTCTGATGGTAGTTTTATAAATGGAAGTCAATTGGCTATTGGTATGAACTCAGCTTCAGATCAAAAACTAATTGTAACTGGTGCGCTTTGTGGAGATGCAGCCAGGTTCGAAAAAACTCTATCTTCTTATAACGAAGCACCAAAAGAAGGCGAAATTATAGCCATTGGTTTATATGGTGATACATTAGAAATTTCTTTTGCTACTCATGGAGGATGGACACCATTTGGACCTGAAAGATTAGTTACAAAATCTGATGCAAATATATTATACGAAATTGATGGACAGCCAGCATTAAACTTATACAAAAAGTACTTAGGAGAAAAATCTAAAGAATTACCTGGAGCAGCTTTATTATATCCTTTAAATGTAAAATCTAAAGACGATGATAAATCAATTGTTAGAACTATACTAAACATTAACGAGGAAGATAACTCCATGATCTTGGCTGGAGATATTTTAGAAGGATCACAAGTTCAACTAATGATGACCAATGTAGATAGCATTGTTAATGCAGCAGAAATTGGTGCAGAAAGAGCATTGTCAGAAAGAAAAAAAGCACCTGAATTAGCTTTGTTAGTTAGTTGTATTGGTAGAAAATTAGTGTTAGATCAAAGAGTAGAGGAAGAGGTTGAAGAAGTTATGGAGGTTATAGGAAATAAAACTCTTGTTAGTGGTTTTTATTCTTATGGAGAAATTGCGCCTTTTGAAGATGAAACCAATTGCCAATTACACAATCAAACAATGGCTATTACTTTAATTAGTGAATAA
- a CDS encoding response regulator — MENTLKILLVEDNLIEIMKMKRTISLLELNHTIHEAKNGEEALKCLEDKSNIPDLILLDLNMPKISGIEFLKIIKANKDLLHIPIVILTTSNNQKDLIECYKTGMSGYVLKPLKYEDYVKKIEKVLAYWSVNELIKA; from the coding sequence TTGGAAAATACCCTTAAAATTTTACTTGTAGAAGATAATTTAATAGAAATAATGAAAATGAAAAGAACCATTTCATTATTAGAATTAAATCATACAATACATGAGGCTAAAAATGGAGAAGAAGCTTTAAAATGCTTAGAAGATAAATCTAATATACCAGATCTAATTCTGTTAGATTTAAACATGCCGAAAATTAGCGGTATTGAATTTCTAAAAATAATTAAAGCAAATAAAGATTTATTACACATTCCTATTGTAATATTAACTACTTCAAACAATCAGAAAGACTTAATAGAGTGTTATAAAACAGGCATGTCTGGTTATGTCTTAAAGCCACTTAAATACGAAGATTACGTAAAAAAAATAGAAAAGGTATTGGCTTATTGGAGTGTAAATGAATTAATAAAAGCTTAA
- a CDS encoding DUF6495 family protein has protein sequence MKYRQLTKEQFESLHQEFAQFLATQSIDAKEWKEIKETKPKVAEEEMNIFSDVVWDDVLTKVNYVEHFSKTSANLFKCDENEIHRIAIKVNWDIDLLSQNGFEWLMQNPMDNSVEIFKGSKPYNNYRNLEIFDLIEKGSSISKGEIFDYINSLVS, from the coding sequence ATGAAATATAGACAACTCACAAAAGAACAATTTGAAAGTTTACATCAAGAATTTGCACAATTCTTAGCTACACAAAGTATTGATGCTAAAGAGTGGAAAGAGATAAAAGAAACTAAACCTAAAGTTGCTGAAGAAGAAATGAATATTTTTTCTGATGTAGTTTGGGATGATGTATTAACTAAAGTTAATTATGTAGAACATTTTTCTAAAACATCTGCAAATCTCTTTAAATGCGATGAAAACGAAATTCATAGAATTGCTATAAAAGTAAATTGGGATATAGACTTATTATCACAAAATGGTTTTGAATGGCTAATGCAAAATCCAATGGATAATTCAGTAGAAATCTTTAAAGGAAGCAAGCCATATAATAACTATAGAAATTTAGAAATCTTTGATTTAATTGAAAAAGGTAGTTCAATTTCTAAAGGAGAAATATTTGATTACATAAACAGCTTAGTTTCTTAA
- the rplI gene encoding 50S ribosomal protein L9, translated as MELILRQDVENLGFKDDIVDVKNGYGRNFLIPTGQAVLATSSAKKVLAENLKQRAYKEAKLIEDANKVAETIKGYEIKIASKTGSGDKLFGSVNNIDLAAALAKEGTEIDKKFIKVVGGSVKRLGVYEASVRLHREVVADINFEVIAE; from the coding sequence ATGGAATTGATATTAAGACAAGACGTAGAAAATTTAGGATTTAAAGATGATATCGTAGACGTGAAAAACGGTTATGGTAGAAACTTTTTAATCCCTACAGGACAAGCAGTTTTAGCTACTTCATCTGCAAAGAAAGTTTTAGCAGAGAATTTAAAACAACGTGCTTATAAAGAAGCTAAATTAATTGAAGATGCAAACAAAGTTGCTGAAACAATTAAAGGATATGAAATTAAAATTGCATCAAAAACTGGTTCAGGAGACAAATTATTTGGTTCTGTAAACAACATAGATTTAGCTGCAGCTTTAGCAAAAGAAGGTACAGAGATCGACAAGAAATTTATTAAAGTTGTTGGAGGTTCTGTAAAAAGATTAGGTGTTTATGAAGCATCTGTAAGATTACACAGAGAAGTAGTTGCTGACATTAACTTTGAAGTTATTGCTGAGTAA
- the rpsR gene encoding 30S ribosomal protein S18: protein MASIEQQAKGGKSADVRYLTPLDIETKKEAKYCRFKKKGIKYIDYKDADFLMYLVNEQGKILPRRLTGTSLKYQRKVAQAIKRARHLALMPYVGDMLK from the coding sequence ATGGCATCAATAGAACAACAAGCAAAAGGTGGTAAATCTGCAGATGTAAGATATTTAACACCATTAGATATTGAAACTAAGAAAGAAGCAAAATACTGTAGATTTAAGAAAAAAGGTATCAAGTATATCGATTATAAAGATGCAGACTTCTTGATGTATTTAGTAAACGAGCAAGGTAAAATTTTACCTAGACGTTTAACAGGAACTTCATTAAAGTATCAACGTAAAGTTGCGCAAGCAATTAAAAGAGCGCGTCATTTAGCGTTAATGCCTTACGTTGGAGATATGTTAAAATAA
- the rpsF gene encoding 30S ribosomal protein S6: MNHYETVFILNPVLSDTQIKETVQKFNDYLVSKGAEMISKEDWGLKKLAYPIQKKKSGFYHLFEFKIAGEEITAFELEFRRDDSIMRYLTVRLDKHAAAWAEKRRERVKSTKK; the protein is encoded by the coding sequence ATGAATCATTACGAAACTGTTTTCATTTTGAATCCCGTTTTATCTGATACTCAGATAAAGGAAACAGTACAAAAGTTTAATGACTATTTGGTTTCTAAAGGTGCCGAAATGATTTCTAAAGAAGATTGGGGCTTAAAAAAATTAGCTTATCCAATTCAAAAAAAGAAAAGTGGTTTTTATCACTTATTTGAATTTAAAATTGCAGGAGAAGAAATTACTGCTTTTGAATTAGAGTTTAGAAGAGATGATAGCATTATGCGCTATTTAACTGTAAGACTAGACAAACATGCTGCTGCATGGGCAGAGAAAAGAAGAGAACGTGTTAAATCTACAAAAAAATAA
- a CDS encoding sterol desaturase family protein, whose amino-acid sequence MQIPEIPELIHYAIPFFVATVILEIILTIKVKMSEYEYKDAGTSIIMGLGNVFIGLFTKALVLAIFYFFYQFRVFTIPFAAWSWIVLLFAEDFCYYWFHRVSHESRFFWASHVVHHSSKEYNLSTALRQTWSGSFFSFIFWIPLLVLGFHPIMVLVQMSVSLIYQYWIHTKLIDKMPKWFEAIFNTPSHHRVHHATNAQYLDRNHAGIFIIWDKLFKTYEPEVEEPVYGLVANINTYNPIKIAFLEWYHMFKDAFTNKTSLKNRLNYFIKPPGWKHDGSSILSSDLRKSWEEKKR is encoded by the coding sequence ATGCAAATACCTGAAATACCTGAACTAATTCATTATGCAATTCCTTTTTTTGTAGCCACTGTAATTTTAGAAATTATACTTACAATTAAAGTTAAAATGAGTGAATATGAATATAAAGACGCAGGGACTTCTATAATAATGGGACTTGGAAATGTATTTATAGGTTTATTTACCAAAGCTTTAGTTTTAGCTATATTTTACTTTTTTTATCAGTTTAGAGTTTTTACAATTCCATTTGCTGCTTGGTCTTGGATAGTACTTCTTTTTGCAGAAGATTTTTGTTATTATTGGTTTCATAGAGTTAGCCACGAAAGTCGATTCTTTTGGGCCAGTCACGTAGTTCATCATTCTTCTAAAGAATATAATTTAAGTACAGCTTTAAGACAAACTTGGTCTGGGAGTTTTTTTAGTTTTATATTTTGGATTCCTTTACTAGTTTTAGGATTTCATCCAATAATGGTTTTGGTGCAAATGTCTGTAAGTTTAATTTATCAATATTGGATACATACCAAATTAATTGACAAAATGCCTAAATGGTTTGAGGCTATTTTTAACACACCTAGTCATCATAGAGTACATCATGCAACTAATGCCCAATACTTAGATAGAAATCATGCAGGAATTTTTATAATTTGGGATAAATTATTTAAAACCTACGAACCTGAAGTTGAAGAACCTGTTTACGGTTTAGTTGCCAATATTAATACCTATAACCCAATAAAAATTGCGTTCTTAGAGTGGTATCATATGTTTAAAGATGCTTTTACTAATAAAACATCGCTTAAAAATAGATTAAACTATTTTATTAAACCTCCAGGTTGGAAACACGATGGATCTAGTATTTTGTCATCAGATCTGAGAAAATCTTGGGAAGAAAAAAAGAGATAA
- the ald gene encoding alanine dehydrogenase, protein MIVGIPKEIKNNESRVGMTPAGVFALVKNNHTVYVQSTAGEGSGFFDKDYSEVGATILPTIEDVYAKSEMIVKVKEPIAVEYPLIKENQIVFTYFHFASSEPLTKAMIESKSICLAYETVEDNDGTLPLLTPMSEVAGRMSIQQGAKYLEKPVKGRGILLGGVPGVTPGKVLILGAGVVGVQAAKMAAGLGAHVTILDINMKRLRYVNDVLPNHVITGFSSEYSIRQHIKTHDLIVGGVLVKGGKAPKLITKDMLKEMRPGTVVVDVAVDQGGCFETTKATTHEDPTYIIDDVVHYCVANMPGAVPYTSTMALTNVTLSYILKIANLGWEQACKKDETLAKGLNIVKGEITYKELEGIFD, encoded by the coding sequence ATGATAGTTGGTATTCCAAAAGAAATTAAAAATAACGAAAGTAGAGTAGGTATGACACCTGCAGGAGTTTTTGCTTTGGTAAAGAATAATCATACAGTTTATGTACAATCTACAGCTGGTGAAGGAAGTGGTTTTTTTGATAAAGATTATTCAGAAGTTGGTGCAACCATTTTACCAACAATTGAAGATGTTTATGCAAAGAGTGAAATGATTGTAAAGGTTAAAGAACCAATTGCTGTTGAGTATCCTTTAATTAAAGAAAATCAGATTGTATTTACATATTTCCATTTTGCATCTAGTGAACCTTTAACAAAAGCAATGATAGAAAGTAAGTCTATCTGTTTAGCTTATGAAACTGTAGAAGATAATGATGGTACTTTGCCTCTGTTAACACCTATGTCTGAAGTTGCTGGTAGAATGTCTATTCAACAGGGAGCAAAATATTTAGAAAAGCCAGTAAAAGGTCGTGGAATTTTATTAGGTGGTGTGCCAGGCGTAACACCAGGTAAAGTTTTAATTTTAGGAGCTGGAGTTGTTGGTGTACAAGCAGCTAAAATGGCTGCAGGTTTAGGTGCACACGTTACCATTTTAGATATTAATATGAAGCGTTTACGTTATGTAAATGATGTTTTACCTAATCATGTTATTACTGGTTTTTCTAGTGAATACAGTATTCGTCAACATATAAAAACACATGATTTAATTGTGGGTGGAGTTTTAGTTAAAGGAGGTAAAGCTCCAAAGCTTATCACCAAAGACATGTTAAAAGAAATGAGACCAGGAACTGTGGTTGTGGATGTAGCAGTAGATCAAGGAGGATGTTTTGAAACCACAAAAGCAACTACACACGAAGATCCTACATATATTATAGATGATGTAGTACATTACTGTGTTGCTAATATGCCAGGTGCTGTTCCTTATACTTCAACTATGGCATTAACTAATGTAACTTTATCTTACATTTTAAAAATTGCGAATTTAGGTTGGGAGCAAGCTTGTAAAAAAGATGAAACTTTAGCTAAAGGATTAAATATCGTAAAAGGTGAAATCACCTATAAAGAACTTGAAGGTATTTTTGATTAA
- a CDS encoding RNA polymerase sigma factor, with protein MKIIKLHNKEKSLIKKAITNNREAQQQLFEQYSPKMLGVCRQYVKDLHHAEDLLLQGFLKVFTNLHRFKHEGSFEGWIRRVMVNTCISYLRKKNVIDLSDEDYVFNDAATESLENTSVEDIQKLIDQLPEGYKMVFNLYAIEGYKHSEIAEKLDISESTSKSQLFKARKLLQKNYIKMNKAIHEDK; from the coding sequence TTGAAAATTATAAAATTGCATAACAAAGAAAAATCGCTAATTAAAAAAGCGATTACCAACAATAGAGAAGCGCAACAACAATTGTTTGAGCAGTATTCTCCTAAAATGTTAGGTGTTTGCAGGCAGTATGTAAAAGATTTGCATCATGCAGAAGATTTACTACTTCAAGGTTTTTTAAAGGTTTTTACCAATTTACATAGGTTCAAACATGAAGGTAGTTTTGAAGGCTGGATAAGAAGAGTTATGGTAAATACTTGTATTTCTTATTTACGTAAAAAAAATGTTATTGATTTATCTGACGAAGACTATGTATTTAATGATGCTGCAACAGAAAGTTTAGAAAACACATCTGTTGAAGATATACAAAAGCTAATAGATCAATTACCTGAAGGTTACAAAATGGTATTTAATTTATATGCCATAGAAGGTTACAAGCATTCAGAAATTGCAGAAAAATTAGACATTTCTGAAAGTACATCAAAATCTCAATTGTTTAAAGCGCGTAAACTATTGCAGAAGAATTATATAAAAATGAATAAAGCAATTCATGAAGACAAATAA
- a CDS encoding NAD-dependent epimerase/dehydratase family protein yields MSNNRRDFIKKSLLASAAIPLLSQGLLFCKSLENKKLSILILGGTSFLGPHQIKYALERGHNVSIFTRGKTIPNVNTNVFDEVEHLVGDRENNLSALENRKWNVVIDNSGRNVEWTRKTAQLLKDSCDFYIYTSSTGVYFPYTEANLNEEHKVLLKVPETLEDEMLKMEYDYGVMKANSEQETIKAFGMDRSIIIRPTYMFGPGDKTDRFIHWPIRLAKEGEILVPGKKNDPVQYIDVRDVAEFMIRLAEQKNYGTYNAVGPINKESMYDFMDKAKGTFDVENDFVYINDYDFLKENKIYYIVPWIMQDKYNYGSARINNSLAKENGLIFRDLKTSIKETHDWWYSDNLTDERRAKFEQRKGSMLVREKELIKRWKEHQKG; encoded by the coding sequence ATGAGCAATAATCGTAGAGATTTTATAAAGAAAAGTTTATTAGCAAGTGCTGCAATACCCTTATTAAGCCAAGGTTTATTGTTTTGTAAGAGTTTAGAAAACAAAAAGTTATCAATATTAATTCTTGGAGGAACAAGTTTTTTGGGTCCTCATCAAATTAAATATGCTTTAGAAAGAGGTCATAACGTTTCTATTTTTACTAGAGGTAAAACCATACCTAATGTAAATACTAATGTTTTTGATGAAGTAGAACACTTGGTTGGAGATAGAGAAAATAATCTTTCTGCTTTAGAAAATAGAAAATGGAATGTGGTCATAGACAATTCTGGTAGAAATGTTGAATGGACCAGAAAAACTGCACAATTACTTAAAGATTCTTGTGATTTTTATATTTACACTTCATCAACAGGAGTATATTTTCCTTATACAGAGGCAAATTTGAATGAAGAGCATAAAGTTTTACTAAAAGTACCTGAAACTTTAGAGGATGAAATGCTTAAAATGGAATATGATTATGGTGTTATGAAAGCTAATTCTGAACAAGAAACTATAAAAGCTTTTGGTATGGATCGTTCTATTATTATAAGACCTACCTATATGTTTGGACCTGGAGATAAAACAGATAGATTTATACATTGGCCAATTCGTTTAGCAAAAGAAGGTGAAATTTTGGTGCCTGGAAAGAAAAATGATCCTGTGCAATATATTGATGTTAGAGATGTAGCAGAATTCATGATTCGATTGGCTGAACAAAAAAACTACGGAACTTATAATGCTGTAGGACCAATAAATAAAGAGTCCATGTATGATTTTATGGATAAAGCAAAAGGCACTTTCGATGTTGAAAATGATTTTGTTTATATAAACGACTATGATTTTTTAAAAGAAAACAAGATCTATTATATAGTTCCTTGGATTATGCAAGACAAATACAATTATGGTTCTGCAAGAATTAACAATTCATTAGCCAAAGAAAACGGATTGATATTTAGAGATTTAAAAACATCGATTAAAGAAACGCATGATTGGTGGTATTCAGATAATTTAACTGATGAAAGAAGAGCTAAATTTGAACAAAGAAAAGGTTCTATGCTAGTTAGAGAAAAAGAGCTGATTAAAAGATGGAAAGAACATCAAAAAGGATAA
- a CDS encoding carboxypeptidase-like regulatory domain-containing protein: MIKKILLVLFLIPISALAQINEANNQKTISGFITHNNKPLENVTIFVDKTIRYAVSNEKGFYAIKANPGEVLSYSYVGLDEVKVLIEDVTQTLNINLQLKSSITDIEHDKIVQLGESSFGENASSFKAIKVDPKKLNPNATSLTRALEEKIPDILVRINDYGEEIIYFRGKELNGPAVWEIDDVIFDIPYPIFISEVKELLIINNKEFYPQLPITNPLIKVKTSIDYKKVKDLNYNNYYFIDEDYYSGDAKKYKDIKVKYSFLDKFNKVSKDDELLTIYKNNYTLDKNYTNYHLAVFNHFKNKKVDKSMLIKVLSDFEKFTNNPEGLKAVAYNYQELNEGNRAIEVYKRILRLRPNSKQSFRDLANAFYEQKNYNNFLKSYSFYLQKGLKIDATDIGEIMSSEIVSVYNTDLDEATTNQKIKITNPLKSEESDVRIIMEWNVSEAEFIVELVNPKLERYILKNTYSHNPALIVDQKEKGYHSKEIVINSLNPRNHLLNLTYLGNKQYKPTYFKFTTYYNWGRPNQTKKIEVFEISQKNKKIQLLKINRKNL; the protein is encoded by the coding sequence ATGATAAAAAAAATACTACTCGTTTTATTTTTAATTCCGATTTCAGCACTTGCTCAAATTAATGAAGCTAATAATCAGAAAACTATATCAGGTTTCATAACTCATAACAACAAACCTTTAGAAAATGTTACAATTTTTGTTGATAAAACAATTAGATATGCAGTTTCAAATGAGAAAGGTTTTTATGCTATAAAAGCAAACCCAGGAGAAGTTTTATCCTATAGTTATGTTGGTTTAGATGAAGTAAAAGTTTTAATTGAAGATGTAACACAAACGCTTAACATTAATTTACAACTCAAATCTAGCATTACAGATATTGAGCATGATAAAATTGTTCAATTAGGAGAAAGTTCGTTTGGCGAAAACGCTTCTAGTTTTAAAGCAATAAAGGTAGATCCAAAGAAATTAAACCCAAATGCTACATCTCTAACAAGAGCCTTAGAAGAAAAAATACCAGACATTTTAGTTCGAATTAATGATTATGGAGAAGAAATTATATATTTCAGAGGTAAGGAATTAAATGGACCTGCTGTTTGGGAAATAGATGATGTTATTTTCGATATCCCCTATCCTATTTTCATTTCTGAAGTAAAAGAACTCTTAATAATTAATAATAAGGAGTTTTATCCTCAACTACCAATTACAAATCCGCTTATAAAAGTAAAAACATCAATAGATTATAAAAAGGTAAAAGATCTAAATTATAATAACTATTATTTTATAGATGAAGATTATTATTCAGGTGATGCAAAAAAATACAAAGACATAAAAGTCAAATATTCATTTTTAGATAAGTTTAATAAAGTTTCTAAAGATGATGAATTACTTACTATTTATAAAAATAACTATACATTAGATAAGAATTACACCAATTATCATTTAGCTGTTTTTAATCATTTTAAAAATAAAAAAGTTGATAAATCTATGCTGATTAAGGTGTTATCAGATTTTGAAAAATTCACGAATAATCCTGAAGGTTTAAAAGCAGTAGCCTATAATTATCAAGAATTAAATGAAGGCAATAGGGCTATTGAAGTATATAAAAGAATATTAAGATTAAGACCTAATAGCAAACAATCGTTTAGAGATTTAGCAAATGCTTTTTATGAACAAAAAAATTACAATAACTTTTTAAAATCCTATAGTTTTTATTTGCAAAAAGGTTTAAAAATAGATGCTACTGATATTGGTGAAATTATGTCGTCAGAAATTGTATCAGTATATAATACAGATTTAGATGAAGCTACTACGAACCAAAAAATTAAAATTACAAATCCTTTAAAAAGTGAAGAAAGTGATGTTCGAATTATTATGGAATGGAATGTTTCTGAAGCCGAGTTTATTGTTGAATTGGTAAACCCTAAATTAGAGCGTTATATTTTAAAAAACACATATTCTCATAATCCTGCATTAATCGTAGATCAAAAAGAAAAAGGATATCACTCTAAGGAAATAGTTATAAATAGCTTAAACCCTAGAAATCATCTTTTAAATTTAACCTATTTAGGTAATAAACAATATAAACCTACCTATTTTAAATTTACAACTTATTATAACTGGGGCAGACCTAATCAAACAAAGAAAATAGAGGTTTTTGAAATTTCTCAAAAAAACAAAAAGATTCAACTATTAAAAATTAATCGCAAAAATTTATAA